The Amycolatopsis mongoliensis genome includes a window with the following:
- a CDS encoding transketolase C-terminal domain-containing protein: protein MLRQIEGSKAVADAVALCRPEVVCAYPISPQTHIVEGLAELVKSGALEPCEFVNVESEFAAMSVAIGASAAGARAYTATASQGLLYMTEAVFNASGLGLPIVMTVANRAIGAPINIWNDQSDSMALRDAGWIQLYAETNQEAADLHVQAFRIAEELSTPVMVCMDGFVLTHAWEQVDTPDQEQVDAFLPPYEPRQVLDPAEPSSIGAMVGPEAFTEVRYLAHARLMEALDLVPDVSDRFAEAFGRNSGGLTRAYRTEDADTIVIALGSVLGTLKDTVDELREAGLRVGVLGLTCFRPFPADAVRAAVGHARHVVVLERAFEPGVGGIVTQNVVAAAPATHVHTVVAGLGGRAVTKASLDGVLRAADRLPPLTFLDLDRTLIDRELGRLAATRRSGPTAENLLRDLGAVASRIG, encoded by the coding sequence GTGCTCAGGCAGATTGAAGGATCCAAGGCCGTCGCCGACGCGGTCGCGCTGTGCCGCCCGGAGGTGGTCTGCGCGTATCCGATCTCGCCGCAGACCCACATCGTGGAGGGCCTGGCGGAGCTGGTGAAGTCCGGCGCGCTCGAGCCGTGCGAATTCGTCAACGTCGAGTCGGAGTTCGCGGCGATGTCGGTCGCCATCGGTGCGTCCGCGGCCGGCGCGCGGGCCTACACCGCCACCGCGAGCCAGGGCCTGCTGTACATGACCGAGGCGGTGTTCAACGCTTCCGGGCTCGGCCTGCCGATCGTGATGACGGTGGCGAACCGGGCGATCGGCGCGCCGATCAACATCTGGAACGACCAGAGCGACAGCATGGCGCTGCGCGACGCCGGCTGGATCCAGCTCTACGCGGAGACGAACCAGGAGGCCGCGGACCTGCACGTCCAGGCGTTCCGGATCGCCGAGGAACTGTCGACCCCGGTGATGGTGTGCATGGACGGATTCGTCCTGACCCACGCGTGGGAACAGGTCGACACGCCGGACCAGGAGCAAGTCGACGCCTTCCTGCCGCCCTACGAGCCCCGCCAGGTCCTCGACCCGGCGGAACCGTCGTCGATCGGGGCGATGGTCGGCCCCGAGGCGTTCACCGAGGTCCGCTACCTCGCCCACGCCCGGCTGATGGAAGCCCTCGACCTCGTCCCGGACGTCTCGGACCGCTTCGCGGAGGCGTTCGGCCGCAACTCCGGCGGGCTGACCCGCGCGTACCGCACCGAGGACGCCGACACGATCGTCATCGCGCTCGGCTCGGTGCTCGGCACGCTCAAGGACACCGTCGACGAACTGCGCGAAGCCGGCCTGCGCGTCGGCGTGCTGGGCCTGACCTGCTTCCGGCCGTTCCCGGCCGACGCCGTCCGCGCGGCGGTCGGGCACGCCCGGCACGTCGTGGTCCTGGAGCGCGCCTTCGAACCCGGCGTCGGCGGGATCGTCACGCAGAACGTCGTCGCGGCGGCGCCCGCGACGCACGTCCACACGGTCGTGGCGGGCCTCGGCGGCCGCGCGGTCACCAAGGCCTCCCTGGACGGCGTGCTGCGGGCAGCTGACCGGCTGCCGCCGCTGACGTTCCTCGACCTCGACCGCACGCTGATCGACCGGGAGCTGGGCCGGCTCGCCGCCACCCGGCGCTCGGGCCCCACAGCCGAAAACCTCCTGCGCGACCTCGGTGCGGTCGCCTCACGGATCGGGTGA
- a CDS encoding 2-oxoacid:acceptor oxidoreductase family protein — protein MSTTEVRIHGRGGQGVVTAAELLSVAAFTEGRHAQAFPSFGSERTGAPVVSFCRIADRVIRTREPIVRPDALIIQDATLLHQVNVFEGLKPEGYLLVNSAHSFEELGLGEFVRGFRREQLLVVPATEFALEHLGRPMPNAALLGGFAALTGVVELRSVITAISGRFSGAKADGNIAAATAAYGFVRAERGELTRAQAD, from the coding sequence ATGAGCACGACCGAGGTCCGCATCCACGGCCGCGGCGGCCAAGGCGTGGTGACCGCGGCCGAGCTGCTGTCGGTCGCCGCGTTCACCGAAGGGCGGCACGCGCAGGCGTTCCCCAGCTTCGGCTCGGAACGCACGGGCGCGCCGGTCGTCTCCTTCTGCCGGATCGCCGACCGGGTGATCCGCACGCGGGAACCGATCGTGCGGCCCGACGCGCTGATCATCCAGGACGCCACCCTGCTGCACCAGGTGAACGTCTTCGAGGGCCTGAAGCCCGAGGGCTACCTGCTGGTGAACTCCGCGCACAGCTTCGAGGAACTGGGGCTGGGGGAGTTCGTCCGCGGGTTCCGGCGCGAGCAGCTGCTCGTGGTGCCGGCCACCGAGTTCGCGCTCGAGCACCTCGGCCGCCCGATGCCGAACGCGGCGCTGCTCGGCGGGTTCGCCGCCCTGACCGGCGTCGTCGAGCTGCGCTCGGTGATCACCGCGATCTCCGGCCGGTTCAGCGGCGCGAAGGCCGACGGCAACATCGCCGCGGCCACCGCGGCCTACGGGTTCGTGCGTGCGGAACGGGGGGAACTGACTCGTGCTCAGGCAGATTGA